Below is a genomic region from Zea mays cultivar B73 chromosome 9, Zm-B73-REFERENCE-NAM-5.0, whole genome shotgun sequence.
ATAATATTATTTTGAAGACTTATGACCAATAGTTCATAAAAGGGATTATTAAACTGCTAGTAGGCTTGACCACTAGTTATTATTTTACATTTTTAGAATATCAAGCAATGGAGTATAAATATAGAACTTAACATGAAACTAAATAATATTTTATGAACAAAGATATCTAACTAAATAACTGATTATCTTATATTTTTGGTGATAGAAACATAAGTGCGACGTTTATTTTAGTTTCTTGTTTTAGCAAAACTGTGTTTAAGTATTTATAACTCAAATTCAAATTACGAACATGTGAAAAATAGTGTAAACATTAATTGATCACAAAATATGTAACTAAACATAAAATAGCTAATTTATTTGTACTATAAAGCACTTAAACTCTAATCAAAAAAATCATCGGAGGGACTAGCGCATATTTAGTAGTAGCCATCAGAAGCTAAACTGCAGAAGTGAAGTCTTCTTCTACCTTGCTGTAACTTGCGCTGGGTGAGGGCACGGCTGGTGGACTGACGACTGAGAGGGCGAAATCGAGCACCAATAGGGAGGTCGTCGGGGCACCGGGTTCTGGCGACAGTCGACGAACAGCTCTGGCGGCCAAAGGGCGATGGCGTAGCACACCGGGAAAGTACTCGgcgagcagcagcggcagcagtgAGCAGGGGCGCACGTGAGGAAGAGAGCAGCAAGGGCGAGCTGGGAAGAAGAAGGGTGTCGCTGCAGGCTTTATAGGAGATGGGGAGGGGGAAGATTTAGAGCCGAATTTAACTCCATTGATGTCAATTGCTGCACTGAAATCGTCTACCAGAAACTGCCACATTCAATCTCCATTAACGATGGCTTGATTAGCACTGCAGAAACCGTCGTGGATAATAAAAAAACAGTGGGTGAGTGCGTTAATGGAGGGAGGGCAACGGTCGTGGGGTGGTGTGCACGGCCGACACGGCGGTGAGAGGCGCGGTGTAGCTGGCGAGGCAGCGCCCAAGCTTGCAGGCGCCGGCTGGACAGAGAAAGAAGTTGGCGTGGGTTGAAGAAGAACTAGTAGGTGGGACCTACACGTcatctctacaactattaagagcatagtgtagactgcccccgccctcAGCAGCCCACGCCGCGAAACCCGCGCACGCCCCCCTGgctcctcatcctcatcctcgaCGTCGCCGTAGCAGCACCTCGCGCCCGGCTCCATTCGTCGGCGAACCCTCTTCCCCCGCCCCACCGCAGTCCCAGCCAAGAGATCCGGCCGACCCCGGTGAGCTCTCTCGCCGCGCGCACACCTCGCCGAGTGTAACCGCTTTCCTCGTATGGCCCGTGCCTCGCAGGTCGCTTGGACTCGGAGGCCGGCGAGCCGCTCGTGCTGGGCGCCGGGATGCTGCTCGTCCATCTCCGCGCGGCGGACTGCCCGCGGATCCAGCGCCCCCCTCTCCCGCCGCCggctcttcttcctcctcctcatcctcaacgTCGCCGTAGCAGCACCCCGCGCCCCGCTCCGTTCGTCGGCGAACCCTCTTCCCCCACCCCACCGCAGTCCCGGCGGCCAAGAGATCCGTCCGACCCCGGTGAGCTCTCTCGCCGCGCGCACATCTCGCCGAGTGTAACCGCTTTCCTCGTATGGCCCGTGCCTCGCAGGTCGCTCGGACTCGGAGGCCGGCGAGCCGCTCGTTCTGGGCGCCGGGATGCTGCTCGTCCATCTCCGCGCGGCGGACCGGTGGGAGCGCGTGGCCGCGGTGCTGCCCGGGAGGACGGTGGCCGACGTCACGGCGCACTACGACGACCTGGAGGTCGCTGTCGGCTCCATCGAGGCCGGCTTCGTGCCCTTCCCCGCTACGGCGGCTGCGGCGGTGGCGCGTCGCAGTGGGCCGCCGGGTTCACGTTCGAGTGGGACGGCGACGCCGGCGGGACGGGCTTTAAGCGCTCCTGCCACGTGGTTGGCGGCGGCAAGCGCGAGCGCGGGCCAGACCACGAGCGCAAGAAGGGCATCCCCTGGACGAAGGAGGAGCACAAGTAAGCAAGCACAGCCCCAGTTAGTTGATCCTCGATCTCACTTGCGCGCTAATCTCGCTTGGTCGCCTCCCTACCTTAGGTTGTTCTTGCTGTTTTGTAATGTTTGTTTTCTTTAACTTCATTTTGTCTGCTGCATGTTGTCCTTAATCCACATATTTGTTTGCATCGGTACTTCTGATGCATGATAAGCCCCAAGTTTAATACCTTTCCGGTTGAATTTTGCCTGCAAATTCATTTTCCACTTTTATGCATAATGATAACCAGGCTTTCTGTGATTTTGCTGCGATAAAAAATGAAATAAGGTACATGGCCATGCTTTGCTCTTTacctgatcacctgttttaccttGTGTATTGCAGGCAGCTGACTGGCAATCAAGTTTTTTTAATCCACCAAGGAAGATCATAGTACTGATATCACGCCTTCTCAGTGATGCACATCGGTATATTTTGCGATGCCTGAGCAACCATGGAACCGTTTCACATTGTACTGTACTAACAGCTATTTCAGAGGTGCTTAATCCCTGCAAGAGTATGATGTGTGTAGTCTAGATTGATTTTGAATTGCCTGAATTCTACCATAAAATTTATGTCTTGTCATACATATTTCCCTATAGTATATTTGGATGAATTTACGAATTTTTTGCTTACTTCTCTTTTGAAAAGCAGAAATATTCTTGTCAGATTCAAATAGATTCTGTAGACGGCACTTCTTGTATCTGAACTGTTTGATCATTTTATCTTCTCAGTTATAGTCTTGCAGCAACTTGCATAGTTGCATGTTCCTAGCGGATTCGCCACACTTTCTGTTTGCCTAAGATTAGGTATAGTAAGGTTAGGCACCACCAACCAAACAGGCCATGTATGACAATACCTTATTCATTGTTTACTATATGCTTGAGGAATATGGTTTCTTTGTAATCCACGATAACTTCAGCATCACTGAGAAAAATGCTACATAACTGTTTATCGTACTATCGCTATTCATCTTGTTTTTGAAAGTGTGCTTGAAACTATATCGATATACTGCCTTCTTTTTTTGCAAGGACCTTGAATCATTTGGGAAATTTAATGCAGATTGGACACTCAACATATGTTGATTCTCCACTCGGGCCAAATGCGTTTCGGGAATATGAAACCTTACTTATTCAGGACCTTGATGAGCTTCTTAAGAAGTCTGAGAATTTAGACAGACATAAAGAAAACATTCATAAAGAGGCGAGTGATTTTACCTCTGACGTTGATAATTATTCTAAGTGGGGTTCTGGGGTGCATTATGGCTCTAATTCTGAATCCAGCCCAACGAAAAGGGATTTTTTGATGACGAAATGGGCCAGGTAGAAGCAAGAGGGAGAAGACTGTTTGTAGCTGTGCGTCACTTTCCGATGATTTTCTCTCCTATTTCCTCAAGGGTTTTTGTTTTGCCCTCTGAAGGCATAATTGCTGACTCAAGCCTGTCGAATCATCATGAGGATTCCCTTGGCTCTGGTTTACCCTCCATATCTACTGGTAAACCTTTTGATAGTGACGAGGTACCACCAGGAGTGACATTGACTGCCCAGTTTCCGTACCATTTGGCCAATAAGGTAATGATTTACACATCGAGATTATTCTCTTGTGACTTTTATCTGTTCTTTAAAGTCATACACTTTGTTGATCTCAATTCTTCATTGTAAAATGTGTGCAGATGGACCTAAAGCTTGATATATTTTCACTTGGTGATACATCAAAGGTCATTGGAAAGCTGATGATGGATATGTCAAGTCTATATGATGTTGGTCGCAATAAGAGATCTGCTGGTCTACTGATCGTAGATCATATAGTTGATCTCCTAACTCCTTGCTTCCATGGTGACTCATTTCTTGATAGGATGCTATCCTTGTTGCCACACAAGGAAAATATGCGATCCAATTCTGCAGCGAAAAATCCACAAACTCCAAGTAAGCATTCTCAAGGCACCATTAAACGTTCcccatgtaacaccccaggtgttactcagggtgtccacccaggactaccccttttaacctattatcacatgtggattggtttgggcaaagtacatcaaacttggaattcaaggtcctaagcaagtgctacccatcttggatatcatgccctagcttgtcatgcacctcTAAGGGGAgatttttcccaaaaccctaaaacaaacccctcttgggcaataggaaccctaaatgTAAGTAGGATCAAAAGGCCATGTAAAccctatgatcatggcttgggccaaatatagaagttgtaatatacttcataacctacaaatgatagtaagaaagtaaccccaaaaagatttcagaaaagccccataaagttcaccaaaggttgagcacaagaggaaattcagaatttgcctaagtctaaaaactaacctttgaacaaagatcccacatgttcaccttaatccaaaattcaaaacacttcgacccaattgacaaagtggcgccaaattaaccctagaatgccctggaaagaggtgacacctaccctagggcgtttgacacgacttggcaccatttttgtctcggcttggacctagctgacatagccaacttctcacccctctatctccctaccccgaccatatcttgacttgaaactcacagcaaaaaggtaggatatggagcagggaagagaccgtacacagtgactttgccaagatacgcacgctatggtgctcaaatctgcagttgaaccatggcagaagcgagctcccacgtgttcgacgcgggctgacacccgggggcgcgctcagagcacgcccgtgcgcgaacccccgcgcgcccgcggccgcccgtgaccacgcccacgccacggctataaagcccgtcccagtgctcggctgccttccccgttgcctcctccgtaccacgcctgACTTCCTCGAGcccgcccttagctccggcgacctccccgcgacccgccagagccgcccgagagcaaccaccgtggccagcccctttcccgtcctcctccgttcgatccaagccttcagatagcttcctggtgagaccgtgaagcttactcaagcttgaaccgaggacccgcgtcaccggaatagcgaaaccgtgctcgccggagtttattcccccgccggcgcacgtggaccgggtaaatcactgagccattttccgattcaatgcacagatagcctctacatccccctaggaagctcaccgtgccgttggattggactaggtcgccgtggtttggccggcacacccgcctgcgcgcgtggaccgagcgattccggccatccccgccggcgagccgtacgtcgttgtgaccgccagaacctccccgagctaaccctacccctcgcaggacttctctcgtcgccggtaagcagcgccgcccctttcttctctgtgatactgtttacacctgggagggaccgcgggtgagaggaagagaaagtcagggggttttgcgcattgtcagtcacacaggggaatagtggcgcaagggtagaactgtgaagattaattaggaaagaccctggggacctcggtgtaaactgctttttcagaaaaccttattaaacctgattttaaatttgaacagaaactttgaaaatccataacttctgtttagttcatccaaatttggtcaaaccaattttgtcagactctaaataatgtaacctacttaagaaaaatataaaacccctatgtactattgAAAAccttaaggttctgatttaattatagttttggccaaaagctcaataatagaaagaaaaatagttgtactatttggctagggttagaaaaatttggagaagtttatgtccacctactgacctaattaaaaatactaaacctctctgtccaccccattaagttagtttttaccacttattttacaatatgcttaaggttaagaaaaatagaaaatgtgatttaaataatgaaccagagggcacccctatttttgttagggtacttatttaatgtagttcactggaaaaatctatcataccctagtttagtataaaataagtaggataccttttattttaataaaacaaggaaaacttagaaaaaaccctacaaaaataaccccaaggtgaaaacaccccaacccttgggataactaatgttttgttaataagaacttaggaaaaatatgaaatctgttgtttgacatttttcaaatagcaatgtagtagaaagtgccttttgacatttaactttagaaaatcataactaaatgaccatcccttagccttctgtgctttttggcacagaagcctattattgctattagacgccagcaaaaataacctttaggacagaacccacccctaattaggagatgtagtgtaaagtggcccattttacacaactcttgttatttttgtctaaagcaaagCCTTTACATgtaaagcctcaaattcttaaaacaggctagaatagcaaatggcaacccactgtaatttttatggaatttttggaaaatagtaAACCacggtcgtagttcaaacctaccctagaaaccataagtagaaaataaagaaaaagaaaagtgaataacaggaaattagtgccatcctaaaaactctttataacttgtccacttaaGTATACAAAAgcaatacaaattccctatgattatcctcaacaaaaacctaagcctaaaagtgataagcataccccactagaagccccgcatgaccaagaaaccctaagttactccttaacttagttttctttttagcataatgttattaaatcctgcataatctggacatacatgttcattgcattcaatagactgtaaccttgctgacggagagtacgtcctcgtgccggagcaaggagctgctcaggaggtagccccagatccagcaccagagcctgcaccagaggacctgcctgccactgctttggaaggcaagccccggtttatgcataacctgttatttatgctattttacttcacttaatgattgtaggattgattgtgcacttaggtgtaggaattgtttgaaaccctagttgcatgatctcaggaatcctgttgagatgaatactagtatgctaggtcgagtagctgctttattaattaggatctcggtagaagacgagtgatttttctagcactcgcgcgaggtcaggaaattggttgtatccactttcttatcataatgatgttggttggtggacaacaatccatggggattggttgtccacgggataaaaattggaataaggattaaggtgtggtaccgtgtgtcaagcgtttgaacgtactaaccacataccgagaaatatggtaaatcggtaagcctagtacctgagtgaacctgcccgcagattgccctcctcacgcgacctgagacgtggtctcccattccggttatggtgggtacaagtgcggtcactgcacgacggcagtcggggtcagtgaggcattgtacgccaaggcggtgagcccctttctgttgccagggaatcgatggggacggttgatgtgtgtggggacggagtgcccctacatgtcgtgtgtttaggtttaccttgcaaggtttaaaaactcgattcgaatcgtctgcttctcgcagctaatgagactgcttgatccatgctgctacattgagtaacaagtggaattgtgatgagatgatacaagatgttgattgctaaaaatgtttgctactatgtatgaatagatagtacatctttagccttaagagagtcacacttaatttgacaaagttaaaaacttgatttagaaattcagctagtgcttttggcaaccaaaccccatagccaaacagctgcatgtctagaggtagaggaatagactcctcacaccgggtaagtctagctgagtattagtatactcagccttgcttgtggcataattttacaggatctctggaagacatggttgctggagtgacttggccgtccatcttgacaccgggttggactgtcgagtgggaccctacctcggctgaggaggagcatgaggagtgatgggacaggcttccccatctctctatttatttaccgttagttttattccgctgcacttcgaacaatgatgactacttttgcaaaactccgatggtgatgtaataatttaatactccttcatgtatggttttatgctttat
It encodes:
- the LOC103638780 gene encoding sec1 family domain-containing protein MIP3; amino-acid sequence: MGQVEARGRRLFVAVRHFPMIFSPISSRVFVLPSEGIIADSSLSNHHEDSLGSGLPSISTGKPFDSDEVPPGVTLTAQFPYHLANKMDLKLDIFSLGDTSKVIGKLMMDMSSLYDVGRNKRSAGLLIVDHIVDLLTPCFHGDSFLDRMLSLLPHKENMRSNSAAKNPQTPSKHSQGTIKRSPLDIKVPFETVFSKEESKIRSSMLSEGFMSFASGWNSVDVDSEVSWLPDYVDKAHDHKLGCELDTISGSFLSNSAGMRYLEALLDRGSKDGLVLIKKWLIEALQHGKLTSASKGRQGATSVSEIRSMVQMLSRDQLSLLKNKGVI